A single region of the Malus sylvestris chromosome 8, drMalSylv7.2, whole genome shotgun sequence genome encodes:
- the LOC126633098 gene encoding protein DCL, chloroplastic-like, producing the protein MASLSRSPPLLLRHINSLTLHPCPLTLSFPFLNTTLPHPRPCALKTGPDGGSRIGRPGTQGPDPGLLRKPVVSSGKDMDGISEEDGGEDGKWVDWEDKILEDTVPLVGFVRMILHSGKYESGDRLSPEHQKTVLERLLPFHPEAKKKIGSGIDYITVGYHPDFESSRCLFIVQKDGTLVDFSYWKCIKGLIRKNYPLYADSFILRHFRKRRRGL; encoded by the exons ATGGCATCTCTCTCCAGATCACCGCCGCTCCTCCTCCGCCACATAAACTCCCTCACCCTCCACCCCTGCCCCCTAACTCTATCCTTCCCTTTCCTCAATACGACGTTGCCTCACCCCCGCCCCTGCGCCCTGAAGACGGGACCCGACGGGGGCAGCAGAATCGGGAGGCCCGGGACGCAGGGGCCCGACCCGGGACTGCTCCGAAAGCCGGTGGTGTCGTCCGGGAAGGACATGGACGGGATTTCGGaggaagatgggggagaagatgGGAAGTGGGTCGATTGGGAGGATAAGATTTTGGAGGATACAGTTCCGCTGGTAGGGTTTGTGAGGATGATTCTTCATTCGGGGAAGTACGAGAGCGGAGATAGATTGAGTCCTGAGCATCAGAAGACTGTTCTCGAAAGGTTGCTTCCGTTTCATCCTGAAGCTAAGAAGAAGATCGGTTCTGGAATCGATTATATCACG GTTGGTTATCACCCTGATTTTGAAAGCTCAAGATGTTTGTTCATTGTTCAAAAGGACGGAACACTAGTCGACTTTTCATATTGGAAATGCATAAAGGGGCTGATAAGGAAGAACTATCCTTTATACGCAGACAGCTTCATTCTCAGACATTTCCGAAAGCGCAGACGCGGTTTATGA
- the LOC126633091 gene encoding disease resistance protein RGA2-like, with product MSQLKHLRTLNLNGNCIEELPEEIGGLVHLRFLDLSYSRGLKKLPNGVCNLYNLQTLRLNWCGKLESLPQSMGKLINLKHLYVEGCDELKYLPKGIGRLTNLRRLDRCRVGGGKDDDEAFKLGDLRNLDQLRVLNIEIVGDVKVAAGEHEKASPLGNKQQLSELSIEECGTAEILNFLRPHPNLEYLRIKGYNGSTAPNWIMSLNNLRVLDLAWWKECEVLPPLGILPSLERLIVMGMKGVKKVGVEFLGIEKETSSASSCISLFPKLKTLKLWYMEAWEEWKGVEEWKEEDSHITIMPCLSSLDIIDCSQLTTLPDFLRKTPLQILHIIHCGNLARGCQKGRGKEWPKISHIPNIYIDFERIVEAEDAVELPERPSPSDSDDEGEGIVEAEEAV from the coding sequence GTGGATTGGTGCATCTGAGGTTCCTTGATTTGTCTTACAGTCGTGGTTTGAAAAAGCTACCGAATGGGGTGTGTAATTTATACAATTTGCAGACATTGCGCCTTAATTGGTGTGGGAAACTTGAAAGTCTACCTCAGAGCATGGGAAAGTTGATTAACTTAAAGCATCTTTATGTTGAGGGTTGCGATGAGCTGAAGTACTTGCCGAAAGGGATTGGGAGATTAACAAATCTAAGAAGACTAGATCGGTGCCGTGTTGGCGGTGGTAAAGACGACGATGAAGCGTTCAAATTGGGAGATTTGAGAAACTTAGACCAACTTCGTGTTCTCAACATAGAAATTGTTGGGGATGTGAAAGTTGCTGCGGGTGAGCATGAGAAAGCGTCACCCCTGGGGAACAAACAACAACTCTCAGAATTGAGTATAGAGGAGTGTGGGACTGCGGAAATACTGAATTTCTTACGACCGCATCCAAATTTGGAATATTTAAGAATCAAAGGCTATAATGGAAGCACTGCCCCCAACTGGATCATGTCATTAAACAATTTGAGAGTTCTTGATCTTGCGTGGTGGAAAGAATGTGAAGTTTTACCTCCTTTGGGAATATTGCCGTCCCTCGAAAGGTTGATCGTTATGGGTATGAAAGGAGTAAAAAAGGTTGGAGTTGAGTTTCTGGGAATAGAAAAGGAAACGTCATCAGCATCATCATGCATTAGTCTATTCCCAAAATTGAAAACACTCAAACTATGGTACATGGAAGCGTGGGAAGAGTGGAAAGGAGTGGAAGAGTGGAAGGAAGAGGATTCTCATATTACCATAATGCCATGCCTTTCTTCTTTAGACATTATCGATTGCTCTCAGCTAACAACTCTGCCAGACTTCTTGCGGAAAACACCACTTCAGATACTTCACATCATACACTGTGGTAATCTTGCACGAGGTTGCCAAAAAGGCAGAGGAAAGGAGTGGCCCAAGATTTCTCACATCCCCAACATATATATTGATTTTGAACGCATAGTGGAGGCAGAGGATGCAGTTGAGTTACCTGAGAGGCCTTCCCCTTCTGATTCTGATGATGAGGGTGAAGGCATAGTCGAAGCAGAGGAAGCTGTTTAG